Proteins encoded together in one Epinephelus lanceolatus isolate andai-2023 chromosome 4, ASM4190304v1, whole genome shotgun sequence window:
- the LOC117259829 gene encoding uncharacterized protein LOC117259829 isoform X1 — protein sequence MSNGVVKLTDISHRDFKTKAGEVTTSVKRAGSSMPKEQRSLNEHSPCATSSKNAKNKNNSTTLLAMRDAKDADDSSGRGSRCSSEKDSGYSDGSDWQQTDVEDQHSQKSQSRGSEGAETSQPAQNKDLRQGNPGNPNLMLAGHELQPIYIINNMVLKQPDTIKKRGQLPPRNGSGETGSTGPTHMILFQQPSLSPATVQLHKPSSRKPNSTGKKANSTYLPILNSYPRIAPHPSKKPPDKALSNDESQNLSKRVCVEHRNTDTPVTSSLPKQHVYKQPTSSVVTSGLPCSSSTKDAQSASSPITVSSSQDSPSESSLHSTSSILTTRGLHRNSTTSTRHRRFLNTVEILRQSGLLDITLRTKELLRQSNATERDIAQLRQHTELLCQAATNPTCSLSGITAWEQVHQAMAESGRYPNLKILQHFQISCHSDISTGDVSGPLAVESSEVPVSRLLTTISHPNSEQGREPEVRDKVSEKVTFMSPDSSTD from the exons GGTCCAGTATGCCTAAAGAACAGCGCAGCTTGAATGAGCACAGTCCCTGTGCTACATCCAGCAAGAACGCTAAAAATAAGAACAACAGTACGACACTGTTGGCAATGCGTGATGCGAAAGACGCAGATGACTCCAGTGGAAGGGGCTCCCGCTGCAGCTCAGAAAAAGATTCTGGCTACTCTG ATGGCTCGGACTGGCAGCAGACAGATGTGGAGGACCAGCACAGCCAAAAAAGTCAGTCCAGAGGCAGTGAGGGTGCAGAAACTTCACAGCCTGCTCAAAACAAAGACCTTAGGCAAGGGAATCCTGGGAATCCTAACTTGATGTTAGCAGGCCATGAGCTCCAACCCATCTACATCATCAATAACATGGTGCTTAAGCAG CCGGACACGATCAAGAAAAGAGGTCAGCTGCCCCCGAGAAATGGAAGCGGGGAAACTGGCAGTACTGGTCCTACTCATATGATCCTTTTCCAGCAGCCTAGCTTGTCGCCGGCCACCGTCCAGCTTCACAAACCTTCATCGCGTAAGCCCAACAGCACAGGGAAGAAAGCGAATAGCACATACCTGCCCATTCTCAACTCCTACCCCCGTATTGCACCACACCCCAGCAAGAAGCCGCCTGATAAAGCTTTATCAAACGATGAATCACAGAATCTGAGCAAAAGGGTGTGCGTTGAACACAGGAACACTGACACACCTGTGACCAGCAGTCTACCCAAGCAGCACGTTTATAAGCAACCCACATCATCAGTGGTAACCTCTGGGTTGCCATGTTCCTCTTCAACCAAAGATGCTCAATCCGCTTCCAGTCCCATTACTGTCTCCTCGAGCCAGGACTCCCCATCTGAGTCCAGTCTGCACAGCACCTCCTCCATCCTCACAACCAGAGGACTTCACAGAAACAGCACCACCAGTACTCGCCATCGCCGTTTCCTCAACACAGTAGAAATCCTCAGACAGTCAGGCCTGTTGGACATAACGCTGCGCACGAAGGAGCTGCTGCGTCAGAGCAACGCCACTGAACGGGACATTGCCCAGCTTCGCcagcacacagagctgctgtgccAGGCTGCCACCAACCCCACCTGCAGTCTTAGTGGTATCACAGCCTGGGAGCAGGTACACCAAGCAATGGCTGAGTCTGGCAGGTACCCCAATCTTAAAATCCTACAACATTTTCAAATCTCATGTCATTCAGATATTTCCACAGGTGACGTCAGTGGGCCACTAGCTGTTGAGAGCTCAGAGGTGCCAGTATCTCGCCTTCTCACTACTATATCACACCCAAACTCAGAACAAGGCAGGGAGCCTGAGGTCAGAGATAAAGTCTCAGAGAAAGTCACCTTTATGTCTCCTGACAGTTCCACCGATTAA
- the LOC117259829 gene encoding CLOCK-interacting pacemaker isoform X2: protein MPKEQRSLNEHSPCATSSKNAKNKNNSTTLLAMRDAKDADDSSGRGSRCSSEKDSGYSDGSDWQQTDVEDQHSQKSQSRGSEGAETSQPAQNKDLRQGNPGNPNLMLAGHELQPIYIINNMVLKQPDTIKKRGQLPPRNGSGETGSTGPTHMILFQQPSLSPATVQLHKPSSRKPNSTGKKANSTYLPILNSYPRIAPHPSKKPPDKALSNDESQNLSKRVCVEHRNTDTPVTSSLPKQHVYKQPTSSVVTSGLPCSSSTKDAQSASSPITVSSSQDSPSESSLHSTSSILTTRGLHRNSTTSTRHRRFLNTVEILRQSGLLDITLRTKELLRQSNATERDIAQLRQHTELLCQAATNPTCSLSGITAWEQVHQAMAESGRYPNLKILQHFQISCHSDISTGDVSGPLAVESSEVPVSRLLTTISHPNSEQGREPEVRDKVSEKVTFMSPDSSTD from the exons ATGCCTAAAGAACAGCGCAGCTTGAATGAGCACAGTCCCTGTGCTACATCCAGCAAGAACGCTAAAAATAAGAACAACAGTACGACACTGTTGGCAATGCGTGATGCGAAAGACGCAGATGACTCCAGTGGAAGGGGCTCCCGCTGCAGCTCAGAAAAAGATTCTGGCTACTCTG ATGGCTCGGACTGGCAGCAGACAGATGTGGAGGACCAGCACAGCCAAAAAAGTCAGTCCAGAGGCAGTGAGGGTGCAGAAACTTCACAGCCTGCTCAAAACAAAGACCTTAGGCAAGGGAATCCTGGGAATCCTAACTTGATGTTAGCAGGCCATGAGCTCCAACCCATCTACATCATCAATAACATGGTGCTTAAGCAG CCGGACACGATCAAGAAAAGAGGTCAGCTGCCCCCGAGAAATGGAAGCGGGGAAACTGGCAGTACTGGTCCTACTCATATGATCCTTTTCCAGCAGCCTAGCTTGTCGCCGGCCACCGTCCAGCTTCACAAACCTTCATCGCGTAAGCCCAACAGCACAGGGAAGAAAGCGAATAGCACATACCTGCCCATTCTCAACTCCTACCCCCGTATTGCACCACACCCCAGCAAGAAGCCGCCTGATAAAGCTTTATCAAACGATGAATCACAGAATCTGAGCAAAAGGGTGTGCGTTGAACACAGGAACACTGACACACCTGTGACCAGCAGTCTACCCAAGCAGCACGTTTATAAGCAACCCACATCATCAGTGGTAACCTCTGGGTTGCCATGTTCCTCTTCAACCAAAGATGCTCAATCCGCTTCCAGTCCCATTACTGTCTCCTCGAGCCAGGACTCCCCATCTGAGTCCAGTCTGCACAGCACCTCCTCCATCCTCACAACCAGAGGACTTCACAGAAACAGCACCACCAGTACTCGCCATCGCCGTTTCCTCAACACAGTAGAAATCCTCAGACAGTCAGGCCTGTTGGACATAACGCTGCGCACGAAGGAGCTGCTGCGTCAGAGCAACGCCACTGAACGGGACATTGCCCAGCTTCGCcagcacacagagctgctgtgccAGGCTGCCACCAACCCCACCTGCAGTCTTAGTGGTATCACAGCCTGGGAGCAGGTACACCAAGCAATGGCTGAGTCTGGCAGGTACCCCAATCTTAAAATCCTACAACATTTTCAAATCTCATGTCATTCAGATATTTCCACAGGTGACGTCAGTGGGCCACTAGCTGTTGAGAGCTCAGAGGTGCCAGTATCTCGCCTTCTCACTACTATATCACACCCAAACTCAGAACAAGGCAGGGAGCCTGAGGTCAGAGATAAAGTCTCAGAGAAAGTCACCTTTATGTCTCCTGACAGTTCCACCGATTAA